DNA sequence from the Agrobacterium tumefaciens genome:
GCAATGTTTACACCCGTGCCAACCTCGGCGCTGATCGGCTGAAGTGCGAAATTCTTGGCATTGCCGCCGATCAGGGCGTTTGCGCCAATACCAATGCCGACAGAGGCTGCAGCGGAAGCGCCGACATACTCACCCCCAAGCGCACCGTCGCCGATGCGGCTTGCGGCGGTATTGAACACGATCCAGCTCATATAGGTCTTGCCCGTCACGCCGATATCGAGGCCGAGCTTGCCGATTGTGCCTGTGTAGCGCTCGGTTTTGCCGGAGCGCTGGCGAAACTGGCAATCGACGTTTTTGCTGGAACCGATCACAAGTCCGACCCCGCCGGCGATTTCGCAGGACAAGGTGCCGACACGTTCCTTCTGGACGGCTTCAGGCGCGCGTTTCGAGTTGTGTCTGGTTTCGGCCGAGGCGAGCGGGGCAAGTGCCAGGGTTGCGATGGCGGTTGCGAGAACGAACTTCTTCATTGTTTATCACTCCTGTTGTTGTTAGCGAGGTGGAGATGCGGGGAGGCCGCGTCCAGCCTGGTCGACGACCGCTGGCGGATCGCCAGATCGGCGATGATGGGTCGTGATGCGAAACACTCGGCAATGATGACCGCACGTTCGAAGGCAGAGAGGGTTTCAACTTCGCCCGTGAGGACGATGCACCCATCAGAGGAACTGACGGAGATGCAGCTGTTTTCCTGCCCGTCCGCATAGGCAATCAGTGCCTGCAACGCGGCGCAAAGGCTGATCTCCTGTGGATTGCAGCCCGGTGCCGTGTTTGCGGCCCATGAAAGCATCATCGTGAAACCTCCGGCCTTGAACATCGACGGATCACTTCAATGCTTTGGTGATGGCGTCTTTCGCCCGGCCGAACTTCTCCTGTGCGTGGCCGGCAACCTTTTCGGCCTTGCCTTCCGCCTCAAGTCGCCCATTGCCGGTGATTTTCCCGGTTGCTTCCTTGATGGTGCCCTTTGCCTGGCGGGCAATGCCTTCGATGCGGTTTTTGTCCATGATGTACTCCTTCCACCGTTGGATCATGTCGCTGCTGACAACGGCATGATGGGAAGGTAGTGCGGCGCATTGGCCGGAAGCAGAGCATTTTCTACTAGTTGAACTGGTATAAAGTGACCTATTTTCGCAAAAGCAGGCCGCTATTTTTCCCTGCGGCCGGAAAAGCCCCGTTCGCGTGCCCAGATAACCGCGGCGGTACGGCGGTTCACGCCGATCTTGCCATAAAGCGACGCGATATGATTCCGGATGGTGTGCTTGGAAAGATGAAGCCTGTCGCTCATTTCCCTGTCGCTGCACCCGTCGCAGATCAGCGACAGGATTTCCTCCTCGCGATCCGTCAGGTCCTTCAGCGATGCGGATGGCGTCGCGCTGCGCGCGTTCTGGCGCAGTCCCGCCAGCCTTTCGACGACGGTTCTGCTGAACCATGATGTATCGGTCATCACGCTTTCGATTGCCTCGATCAGTTCATTTTCCGAGCGTCTGCGCTCGGTCACGTCCTGTATCGCCCAGATGACGCATTGCTGGTCGTTGATCTCGGCGCGTTCGGCGGAAACGATGCATTCGGCTGTGCCGCCATCGCTCAGCTTCATGCGCATGTTTTCGTTGCGGATGGGGATGTTGTCCTTCAGCCGTTTCTCGATATCCCTGCGTGCCGCCACATCTTCCCACAGCCGCAGTTCGCCGGCGGTTTTTCCCACTACCTCCGGCTCCTTGCGGCCACATAATTGCAGGAAGGCGTCGTTGACTTCAGTCAGCACGAAGTCCTCCAGCCGCGAAACGGCAGCGGGTGCGGGCGAAAGGCGGAAAGATTTGAAGAACCGTTCCTCGCTCTGGCGCAGAGCGTTCTGCGCTCTGCGGCGCCCGTCAAGATCGGCGAAGGTGAAGAGCATGCAGGGCTCTTCGGCAACCGCGATGGTTTCGCCAGCGACGATCACCAGCCTGTCGCCTCCCGGTATGGGGATGAGCGCCTCCCGCTGGCGGATGATCTTGCCCTCATGCAGTCGCTTCAGCGCGTCCTCGCCGGCGTCGCATTCGGAAAACAGTCCAAGCTCCTCGACGCTCACACCGATAATGTCCTCACGCGTGAAGCCGGTCATTTCAAGAAAACCCTGATTGACGCGGATGAAACGCTCGTCTTCCAGCCGGCAGATCAGGCCCGGGGCGGGATTGGCGTTAAAGGCGCTTTCAAAGCGCGCTTCGGCCTCAAAACGGGGTGTTTCATCCCGGATGATGAGGACGAGGACGTCGGGCCTGGCGCCCGCGTCCTCAAGAACAAGGCCACGCATCGTGTGGACCCAGCACTCCTCCTCATTGCCGCTCGGTGACACTTCCACCGTAACGTCGTCGAAATCATCGCCGGCCAGAAGACGCTCGAGCGGATATTGTCCCTCTTCGAGCAGATGGTTATTGCGGTAACGAAGCGTGAAATTTCGCCGGTAGGCCGCGGCATCCTCTCCGAGATCCACGAGCGCCTCGATCCGGTGCATACGAAGTGCCGCGCTGTTTGCCCAGGCAATCGTTCCGTCCTTTTCGAGCAGGATCAATCCGTCGCTCAGCCCGGCGATCAGATTCTGCAATACCAGCCGGTTGATCTTCGGAACCTCTGCGATCGCGTCCATGCTTCCCCCGCTATCCTGATCCTTGTCGCTGTTATAACGCATGGTTGCGGCAAGTGTTGCAAGGAAGTCCAGCCTGTGTCTCCGCGCTCCGGCAGTCTCCTGCTGCCACCGGATTTGCGACAAGGCCCGTCAGGCACTAGTGTCCGGTTGCGTGCTGTCGCGCGCAGCGACACGTGTCATGGGAGGACGCATGATCGACAAGCTGGAATTTTTCATCGCATTGGCGCGCGCGGAGCATTTCGGGCGGGCAGCGGAGGAATGCGGCATTTCGCAGCCAAGTCTCTCGGCGGCGATCCGCCAACTGGAGGATCAGCTGGGTGTTGTTCTGGTGGTGCGCGCCGCCCGTTATCAGGGGCTGACACCTGAAGGCCAGCGCGTTCTGGAATGG
Encoded proteins:
- a CDS encoding DUF992 domain-containing protein, whose amino-acid sequence is MKKFVLATAIATLALAPLASAETRHNSKRAPEAVQKERVGTLSCEIAGGVGLVIGSSKNVDCQFRQRSGKTERYTGTIGKLGLDIGVTGKTYMSWIVFNTAASRIGDGALGGEYVGASAAASVGIGIGANALIGGNAKNFALQPISAEVGTGVNIAAGVSRLQLKHAR
- a CDS encoding BON domain-containing protein, translating into MFKAGGFTMMLSWAANTAPGCNPQEISLCAALQALIAYADGQENSCISVSSSDGCIVLTGEVETLSAFERAVIIAECFASRPIIADLAIRQRSSTRLDAASPHLHLANNNRSDKQ
- a CDS encoding CsbD family protein, with the translated sequence MDKNRIEGIARQAKGTIKEATGKITGNGRLEAEGKAEKVAGHAQEKFGRAKDAITKALK
- a CDS encoding helix-turn-helix transcriptional regulator — translated: MDAIAEVPKINRLVLQNLIAGLSDGLILLEKDGTIAWANSAALRMHRIEALVDLGEDAAAYRRNFTLRYRNNHLLEEGQYPLERLLAGDDFDDVTVEVSPSGNEEECWVHTMRGLVLEDAGARPDVLVLIIRDETPRFEAEARFESAFNANPAPGLICRLEDERFIRVNQGFLEMTGFTREDIIGVSVEELGLFSECDAGEDALKRLHEGKIIRQREALIPIPGGDRLVIVAGETIAVAEEPCMLFTFADLDGRRRAQNALRQSEERFFKSFRLSPAPAAVSRLEDFVLTEVNDAFLQLCGRKEPEVVGKTAGELRLWEDVAARRDIEKRLKDNIPIRNENMRMKLSDGGTAECIVSAERAEINDQQCVIWAIQDVTERRRSENELIEAIESVMTDTSWFSRTVVERLAGLRQNARSATPSASLKDLTDREEEILSLICDGCSDREMSDRLHLSKHTIRNHIASLYGKIGVNRRTAAVIWARERGFSGRREK